The genomic window CTGGCAACCGGGTACGACTACGCCATGCTTGGTCGCGCTGCTATGTGGAACCACGATTTCCCGAAACTCTATGAAGCCAACCGCAGCTTCACGCCGGCCACCTTGCCTGCGAGCCGTGGGTATCTGAATGCCGAAGGCATCTCGGACACCTTCGTGGACTACATCAAGGGCAACTGGCCGCAATATGTTGCGGAGTAGCCTGGTCTAGTTCAGCCGGTCGAGATAGCTGAGGATTGCTTGCGCTATCGCGTCCGGCTGCTCTGGAAGCAGCGCGTGTCCCGCGTCCTCGATGAGGGCAACCTCAACGCGCCCGGCAAATTCTTCAGCCAGAACGTCTGACGCATCCTCTTTGGGCGCCACCGTGTCGCTGTCCGCCTGCACCACAAGAATGGGCACGCCACCAGCCGCCTGCCATGGCTCGTCGCCCATTTGCTGCCACGACTTGCCCTGCAATGTGGCCGTATCCCTGTACCAGCCAACCTTCCAGTAGTCCGGTATGGGATTGTCGCCGGCAAAAAACGCCATGCGGATATTCGCTTCGCGCACGTCTGCAGGAACGGTCGGATCAAATGCTGCCCTCAGGGCCTTGCTGGCCTCAACGGGCACAGGCTTTTGTCCACCGGCGGCAATCAATATCGCTGCCCGCACGCGCGGTGCATGATCATGGGCAAAGGCGCGCACCACGCGATTGCCAAAGGCATGGCCCAGCACCACCACCGGACCGCTCACTTTTTCTCTGGCAAGGACTGTATCGATGTCAGCAGCAAGATCGCGCAGGCTCACAGGCTTGTCCGGCAAGGCAGATCCACCAATGCCCGGGGCTTCAATTGCGATGGTTCGAAATCCATTGGCCACCAGTATTGTCACCAGTTCATTGAAGTCGCTCACTTCGCGCCCGGCGCTGGCCATCAAAACCACAACCGGCCCGTCACCATTGGCGAAATACTCAATTGCACGGCCATCCCGTTCGGCTTGATAGGAATATCCAACAGCAGGGCGAGCGGGGCTGTCAGGCAGGGGGGCATAGACCATCCAGAATACTCCAGTGAGAAGCGCTAGCAACGCGGCAATGGCCAAGGAGGCAAATCTCAGCATACGGATGTTCCTCTGGCCAATCCGGTCGTCTGGTGACAATGTCTCCAGAACCTGTCAATTGACGTGTGCTCCTGCCTGCGCGGCGAGTAGGTCATGCCGACTCTACAAATTGGTTGGGTATGAAACAACACACCCCCACCTAGGCACATAGAAGCCAGACCAGATCGAACGGAACACGAACAAATGCAGATAGACGGCAAGACAGCATTCATTACCGGCGGTGCTTCGGGAATTGGATTTGAAATCGCAAAGTCACTGGGCCAAGAGGGCGCCCAGGTGATGATTGCAGATCTGGATCAGGCAAAAGTTGATGAGGCTGTTGAAGCGCTCATCGCACTTGGCGTGACCGCGTGGGGAACCACATGTGACGTCGCCGACGAAGCCGCCATGCGTGCCGCTGCCGATAAGGCCGTGGCTGAACTCGGCGGCGTTGACATCCTGGTCAACAATGCGGGTGTCAGCCTTGGTGGTGACACGGGCACCATCCCCCTCAAGGACTGGCGCTGGATCATCGACGTCAATGTGATGGGTGTCGTGCATGGCACGGAGATATTCACGCCGCTTCTCAAGGCGCGTGGCGGCGGCCACATCGTCAACGTGGCGTCCATGGCTGGCCATTGGGCAAGTCCTGGCCTCTCTCCCTACTGTGCGACAAAGTTTGCCGTTGTTGGCCTGTCTGAAAGCCAACGCCTTGAACTTGAGGCGCACAAGATCGGCGTCAGTGTTCTGTGCCCTGGGTTTGTGCGTACCAATATCCACAACGCCCATCTCGGCCGTCCCTCGGGCCAGACCTATGACGACGCTGCAGGCCTGGAAGCCATGACAGCCTTTGTGGAAGGCGGCATGCCCCCTGAAGTCGTTGGGGGTCTTACGCTTGATGCAATCCGCGACAACCGCCTCTACATCTTCTCAGACCCTGACATGAGCGCTGCGATTGATGCGCGCCGCGACATGATCCAGGCGGACTATGCAGCCTGTGCTGCAAATCCGCGCGTCAAAGCCTTCCGCGAGAGCCGCTGACACAAGCGTCCTTGCGCGTCACGGTCTGGTGTTGAGGGGGCGGGCGGCGTATGACGCTGCCTCACCAGTGCTGGCTGTGCCCGGCGCAAGATCGGGCGGAGCATAAATGACGTCGAACGACAGCCAGCATGGACACACCCTGAGCAGGCCACGTTTGTATCTGCTCGCGCTGGCAAGTGCCGTCGTCACGGCCAATGCCTACTACATTCACCCGATCATTGCCGTGGTGGCGGAGGACTTTGGTGTCAGTGCATCGATCATTGGTGCGGTGCCCGCCTTCAACCAGATCGCACTGGCATTGGGTATCTTCTTCCTGCTGCCACTGGGTGACCGGGTCAGCAACAAGCGCCTGACATCCATCTTTGTCGCGGCGCAGTTTTTTGCCATTGCCGGAATGGCATTTGCCCAGGACTTCGAGCTGTTTGTCGCAGGTTCGACCCTATTGGGTTTCTTCACCATCGCGCCCTATCTGTTGCCCGCCTATGTGTCGCGCCGTGTGGCCCCCGGTGAGCTTGGCCACGCGACAGCCATTCTCACCACGGGCATCATTGCCGGTATTCTGGTGGCGCGTGCTGGTGGCGGTATTCTGGCGGAGCAGTTTGGCTGGCGCTCGGTCTATTACGCAGCGGCGGGTCTCATGCTCCTCGTCTCCATCCTGCTACCATTCATCATGGAGCCGCGCGATCGCGAGACAGTACCTGGCCAGAGTTACGCCGAGCTGATCCTCTCAATCTTTCCGATCATCGGCCGCCATCCCGACATCCTTTTATCCGGCGTCATCCAGGCGCTGAGCTTTGGCATTTTTCTGGCAGTATGGATGGGCCTTGGCCTTCATCTGACCAGCCCGCAAATGGGCTATGGTGTGGACGTGGTTGGCTATCTGGCGGTCTTCTCCGCCATCAGCCTTGTCACGACGGCACGCCTTGGGAAATGGGCAGATGAGGTGGGTGCCACCAAAGCCCGCTTCGTGTTGGCCATAGGTCAACTCGCCGCCGTTGTGACCCTGCCATTCTTTGGACATAGCCTGTGGCTGTTGATGATCCCGATCATCTTGATGAACCTGGTCGGCCCTGCCATCGACGTGTCCGGACGCATGACGTTCCTCAGTCTCGACCCTGAAATCCGCACCCGCCTGATGACGATCTATATCGTCATCATGTTTGCAGGTGGCGGCATTTTCAGCTGGGCAGGAACCATCGCGTATGACCTGGCAGGATGGAACGGCAATGCCGTCCTGTCGGTGATCCTGTCCATCCTCGTCCTTGGGTTGGCGGCCCTGAGCCTGCGGCAGCAGCGCGAGCGCTAGTCGCTCTGGCGGTAGGCATCCATCCAGCGAAGCGCGTTGGTCAGGCCAAAGAGCGAAAACTGGACGTTGCCGGTCTCGCCGTTTTCATCCGTAAACCGCACAACCATGGAAGACCCGGCCTGCATCGCTGGGAGCATGTCGAGATTGCTGCGCGACTGGCCGAACGTGAATTCATTCACCACATTGCCCTCGCGGTAGTAGCCATCATCGGCACCGAACTCAAAGGTACCCAGCGACTCACCGTCGATGATGATCTCCATGGGCATCGACGTGTCTGCCATCACGGCGATCGGTACGAACTGCATCTGGTAATCAAGACCAACCGTGCCGGAGCGGACATAAAACTGGTAATCCCCTACATGCCCCACCTTGCCGGCGTAGCCGACGGCACGGCAGGCATCTTCGCCTGGCTTGCACACGGCCAGCCAGTCCCGGAAGTAAGCGCGTGTCTCACCATATTTGGTGGTGATGCTGTTGGGCACGGGGGCTGAGTTGAAGCCCTGCGCGTGTGCCGGCGCCATGAACGCAAACGCCGCACACATCAGTGCACCAAGGAATGTGAGATTTTTCATGTTCTTACTTCTCCGGAAGCGGAATGAATTCTTCTTCGCCGGGCACCTTGGCAAAGCGGCCCTCCTGCCAGTCCTGCTTGGCCTGCTCAATACGCTCAGGCCGGGTAGACACCAGGTTCCACCAGAGTTTGCGCGGACCAATGGGAGCGCCACCAATCAACATCAGATGTGCGCCGTGTGGCGAAGTTATGGCCGGGGTCACATGCTGGTCGAGCACCAGCATCTGCATTTTCCCAAACGTATCGCCCGCGACCTCTATTTCTCCGTCAACAACATAAAGGGCACGCTCTTCAACCCCGACGGGAACGCCAAACTGCGTGCCGGGCTGCATGCGAACATCCGCATACAGCGTTTCTGAATAGACCTTCATCGGCGACACCATGCCAAAGGCCCCGCCGGCGATCAGCGCCACACGCACGCCGCCATGGTCCACCACTGGAATATCTTCCATGGGGTAGTGCTCAAATGTGGGATCAATCTCTTCATCTTCCGCAGGCAAGGCGTGCCAGGTCTGAATGCCTTCAATGCGCGCGTCACTGTCACGAAAATGATCCGGCGAGCGCTCCGAGTGCACAATCCCGGACCCGGCCGTCATCCAGTTGACTTCACCCGGCTTGATTTCCTGAACCGCGCCGATGCTGTCGCGGTGCATCATGGAGCCATCAAACAGCCAGGTCAGGGTTGATAGGCCGATATGGGGATGCGGGCGTACATCGATGCCTTGTCCGGCAGGCAACATCGCGGGTCCCATATGGTCAAAGAACACAAACGGGCCGATGGATCGCGCCTCAATCGACGGCAGTACCCGGCGCACCTCAAAGCCACCGATGTCCTTTGGCTTTGGTGTGATGACCGCCCTTACCGGTGCGCACCCGGTTTCGCCGTTGCAGTCTGCGTCCTGTGATGGTTGCCAGCTCATTTGACCCTCTGAAAAGTGCGAAACAGTTGGCACCCATACTGGCGGTACGCAGAGGTTTTTTAAAGCGGTGAGTGGTCGGGCGTCACGGCCAGCCCCTCAAGAAGCGAAAGAGTGCCACCCAGATATCTCGTACAGTAAGTGACCTTATGGGTTGCAGCCGCCTGGGCCTCACCAACGAGCAGCCCTGTCTGGGGCAGCAATGCTCCATAGCTTTTTCTGTCTGTCGCAATGCGTGCGGGCTCAAGGGCGCAGTCAAACCGGTCCGGCGTCGAGAGATACTCTGCTGCAAGCAGATCAAACGGATAAAACCCGTCGCGCCCCACGTCCTCTTGCCAAAAGGCCAGCCATGCCTTTGATCGTTCCGCCACCCATGAGACAGCACCCGTGGAAGCGGTAAGAACCGCGAGGTCCTGCGACGTGATTTCCACCTGGCGGGCAAGCTCGTACGGCAGGAGCGTCACCGCGATATCAAGAGTTGCCAGCAGGCGCGCCGCCTCGGTGTCTTCACATAGATTGAAATCCCTAAAAAGCGGGCCGTGCCCGAACAGCACACCTCCGGTTGCCCCTTCTGCCGGGTGAAATGCATGGCCTTCCCGTTTACCCATGACGGCAACTGCGTTTGTCACATTGTCGGCAAGGTCGGGCCGTGCGCTGAAGAGGTCT from Candidatus Phaeomarinobacter ectocarpi includes these protein-coding regions:
- a CDS encoding alpha/beta fold hydrolase, with the protein product MLRFASLAIAALLALLTGVFWMVYAPLPDSPARPAVGYSYQAERDGRAIEYFANGDGPVVVLMASAGREVSDFNELVTILVANGFRTIAIEAPGIGGSALPDKPVSLRDLAADIDTVLAREKVSGPVVVLGHAFGNRVVRAFAHDHAPRVRAAILIAAGGQKPVPVEASKALRAAFDPTVPADVREANIRMAFFAGDNPIPDYWKVGWYRDTATLQGKSWQQMGDEPWQAAGGVPILVVQADSDTVAPKEDASDVLAEEFAGRVEVALIEDAGHALLPEQPDAIAQAILSYLDRLN
- a CDS encoding SDR family NAD(P)-dependent oxidoreductase codes for the protein MQIDGKTAFITGGASGIGFEIAKSLGQEGAQVMIADLDQAKVDEAVEALIALGVTAWGTTCDVADEAAMRAAADKAVAELGGVDILVNNAGVSLGGDTGTIPLKDWRWIIDVNVMGVVHGTEIFTPLLKARGGGHIVNVASMAGHWASPGLSPYCATKFAVVGLSESQRLELEAHKIGVSVLCPGFVRTNIHNAHLGRPSGQTYDDAAGLEAMTAFVEGGMPPEVVGGLTLDAIRDNRLYIFSDPDMSAAIDARRDMIQADYAACAANPRVKAFRESR
- a CDS encoding MFS transporter, whose product is MTSNDSQHGHTLSRPRLYLLALASAVVTANAYYIHPIIAVVAEDFGVSASIIGAVPAFNQIALALGIFFLLPLGDRVSNKRLTSIFVAAQFFAIAGMAFAQDFELFVAGSTLLGFFTIAPYLLPAYVSRRVAPGELGHATAILTTGIIAGILVARAGGGILAEQFGWRSVYYAAAGLMLLVSILLPFIMEPRDRETVPGQSYAELILSIFPIIGRHPDILLSGVIQALSFGIFLAVWMGLGLHLTSPQMGYGVDVVGYLAVFSAISLVTTARLGKWADEVGATKARFVLAIGQLAAVVTLPFFGHSLWLLMIPIILMNLVGPAIDVSGRMTFLSLDPEIRTRLMTIYIVIMFAGGGIFSWAGTIAYDLAGWNGNAVLSVILSILVLGLAALSLRQQRER
- a CDS encoding pirin family protein, whose product is MSWQPSQDADCNGETGCAPVRAVITPKPKDIGGFEVRRVLPSIEARSIGPFVFFDHMGPAMLPAGQGIDVRPHPHIGLSTLTWLFDGSMMHRDSIGAVQEIKPGEVNWMTAGSGIVHSERSPDHFRDSDARIEGIQTWHALPAEDEEIDPTFEHYPMEDIPVVDHGGVRVALIAGGAFGMVSPMKVYSETLYADVRMQPGTQFGVPVGVEERALYVVDGEIEVAGDTFGKMQMLVLDQHVTPAITSPHGAHLMLIGGAPIGPRKLWWNLVSTRPERIEQAKQDWQEGRFAKVPGEEEFIPLPEK
- a CDS encoding nucleoside hydrolase; this translates as MSRGFTFRVIGTGFGLSALLGVLVAGLAFTSASAAPQRVWIDTDAACGAPGRVDPDDCFALAALARNEDIEIVGISTVFGNAGIESTDTITRALAFEIARETGRLLQVHRGAASPFSPPVLRETDATQALARALEEGPLTLVALGPLTNLADLFSARPDLADNVTNAVAVMGKREGHAFHPAEGATGGVLFGHGPLFRDFNLCEDTEAARLLATLDIAVTLLPYELARQVEITSQDLAVLTASTGAVSWVAERSKAWLAFWQEDVGRDGFYPFDLLAAEYLSTPDRFDCALEPARIATDRKSYGALLPQTGLLVGEAQAAATHKVTYCTRYLGGTLSLLEGLAVTPDHSPL